In Triticum aestivum cultivar Chinese Spring chromosome 5B, IWGSC CS RefSeq v2.1, whole genome shotgun sequence, the following proteins share a genomic window:
- the LOC123112993 gene encoding chitin elicitor-binding protein: protein MAPPCFLPALLLVTLAALSPTPAAAARFACNATAPRASTCQALVSYSPPNATTLAAVRALFQLRSHRALLASNNLPLSTPTTAPAPSPVRVRLPCLCSGGAGATFQRPTYKVRAGDTLDAVARGAFAGLVTYRDIAAANNVSDPNRVAVGQELWVPLPCSCDPVGGEPVVHLTYVAPAGSSVAGIAEEYGTTEETLLALNRMPDAKSLLAGQVLDVPLRACSSAISSSAIDRNLRVPNASYILTANNCIMCGCSSTTWQLDCQPTQGLTPSCPAAKCGDLFLGNTSTSATSTCESTTCSYAGYTNSTSFTILANLTTSSVCNAAGVSPAAQPSHSSASRLGSPVRWSELIVGLHIALLCLGFLRRD from the exons ATGGCGCCCCCCTGCttcctccccgccctcctcctcgtcaCCCTCGCGGCGCTGTCCCCTACCCCGGCCGCGGCCGCGCGGTTCGCGTGCAACGCGACGGCGCCGCGGGCGTCCACCTGCCAGGCCCTGGTCTCCTACTCGCCGCCCAACGCCACCACTCTGGCGGCCGTCCGCGCGCTCTTCCAGCTCCGCTCGCACCGGGCGCTGCTCGCCTCCAACAACCTCCCGCTCTCCACGCCCACCACCGCCCCGGCCCCGTCCCCGGTCCGCGTCCGCCTGCCCTGCCTCTGCTCCGGCGgggccggcgccaccttccagcggccCACGTACAAGGTCCGCGCGGGCGACACGCTCGACGCCGTCGCGCGCGGCGCCTTCGCGGGGCTCGTCACGTAccgcgacatcgccgccgccaacAACGTGTCCGACCCCAACCGGGTCGCCGTGGGGCAGGAGCTCTGGGTGCCGCTGCCCTGCAGCTGCGACCCCGTCGGAGGGGAGCCCGTCGTGCACCTCACGTACGTCGCGCCTGCCGGGAGCTCCGTCGCCGGGATTGCGGAGGAGTACGGGACCACGGAGGAGACGTTACTGGCGCTCAACCGCATGCCCGACGCCAAGAGCCTCCTCGCCGGCCAGGTCCTCGACGTGCCGCTCCGAG CTTGCTCTTCTGCCATTAGCAGCTCGGCCATCGATCGCAACCTCCGCGTCCCTAACGCGAGCTACATCCTGACGGCCAACAATTGCATCATGTGCGGCTGCAGCTCCACCACTTGGCA GCTGGACTGCCAGCCGACGCAAGGGTTGACACCCTCCTGCCCGGCGGCGAAATGCGGAGACCTGTTCCTCGGGAACACGTCGACGTCCGCCACCTCGACCTGCGAGAGCACAACGTGCTCCTACGCCGGCTACACGAACAGCACCTCGTTCACCATCCTCGCCAACCTCACCACCAGCTCCGTGTGCAACG ctgcTGGGGTATCGCCGGCCGCACAGCCGTCGCACTCCTCGGCGTCCAGATTGGGGTCGCCGGTGCGGTGGTCGGAGCTGATCGTCGGGCTTCATATCGCTCTGCTGTGCCTCGGGTTTCTGCGCCGTGATTGA